One segment of Methylocella silvestris BL2 DNA contains the following:
- a CDS encoding ABC transporter permease: MSRSILPSLSGANFWQRIPASAMLLILIALACIFGPLFTPHPFDRVYPDYVLAPPSLEPRPNAEETREAVEELAARLGAKIVSFEPTGDNVIAKFSSDRTIDAAALAALPRSDRIGPPRLVSSGHDDQKISLSIPLLRTMFPFGADANGRDLLTRTLIAGRVSLAVGLLASLVALVIGVLYGAIAGYAGGAVDALMTRIVEIIYALPFIFFVIVLVMVFGRHFVLIFIAIGAVEWLDMARIARGQTLAIKEKDYVAAARALGASPAAIIRRHILPNASGPIIAYLTLLLPRVILLESFISFLGLGVQEPLASWGVLIADGARNIQGALHLLFFPALFLGATLGALQSFGQYLQAIFTDAAGFGEESEPR; this comes from the coding sequence ATGAGCAGATCTATTCTGCCTTCCCTGTCGGGCGCCAATTTCTGGCAGCGGATTCCCGCGAGCGCCATGCTGCTCATCTTGATCGCGCTCGCCTGTATTTTCGGCCCTTTATTCACGCCGCATCCATTCGATCGCGTCTATCCGGATTATGTGCTGGCGCCTCCCTCGCTGGAGCCGCGTCCGAACGCGGAAGAAACGCGCGAGGCGGTCGAGGAGCTCGCCGCGCGGCTCGGCGCCAAAATAGTGTCGTTTGAACCAACAGGCGACAACGTCATCGCAAAATTCTCAAGCGACCGGACCATTGACGCGGCGGCTCTCGCGGCGCTGCCGCGCTCGGACAGGATTGGACCGCCGCGCCTCGTCTCCAGCGGCCACGACGACCAAAAAATCAGCCTCTCCATTCCCTTGCTGCGAACAATGTTTCCTTTTGGCGCCGACGCCAATGGCCGCGACCTCTTGACCCGGACATTGATCGCGGGGCGCGTCTCCCTCGCGGTTGGCTTGCTCGCCTCGCTGGTGGCGCTCGTCATCGGCGTTCTCTATGGCGCGATTGCCGGCTATGCCGGCGGGGCCGTCGACGCTTTGATGACGCGCATCGTCGAAATCATCTACGCGCTGCCCTTCATCTTTTTCGTCATCGTGCTTGTGATGGTGTTCGGGCGGCATTTCGTGCTGATCTTCATCGCCATCGGCGCGGTCGAATGGCTCGACATGGCGCGCATCGCGCGAGGACAGACGCTCGCCATCAAGGAGAAGGATTATGTCGCCGCCGCGCGCGCCTTGGGGGCGAGCCCTGCCGCGATCATCCGGCGCCATATTCTGCCCAATGCGAGCGGCCCGATCATCGCCTATCTGACGCTGCTTCTGCCGCGCGTCATATTGCTCGAAAGCTTCATTTCCTTCCTCGGTCTCGGCGTGCAGGAGCCTCTGGCGAGCTGGGGCGTATTGATCGCCGACGGCGCCCGCAACATTCAGGGCGCGCTCCACCTACTCTTTTTTCCGGCGCTGTTTCTCGGCGCAACGCTCGGCGCCTTGCAGAGTTTTGGCCAATATCTCCAGGCGATCTTTACCGACGCGGCCGGCTTCGGCGAGGAGAGCGAGCCGCGATGA
- a CDS encoding tRNA nucleotidyltransferase — MSHDFGALPAELTQTHPGLGLLRFAALLGESGDGLDDEAWDDMRAAVEAGVLIGLKPSKIWPELAHGLMAGAPSRMIEALRACGALAIALPEVDALFGVPQIADDPPQVDLGAHLMKALDEAAKRGAPLSVRFSLLVMNVGKSDSPREHLPSHYRHIERGGPRIRAICARFQISEDCRALALLALAECERVHRASEVRAGPVALMLERLGAFDAPENFALLMSICACDYCAYGERSGGPYPKAELLTAALNACAGIGLASDQGGLDSAEAVQTARAAAIAKAFGSQRWSGKAE, encoded by the coding sequence ATGAGCCATGACTTCGGGGCGCTGCCGGCTGAACTGACGCAAACGCATCCGGGCCTCGGCCTCCTGCGCTTTGCCGCTCTGCTTGGCGAAAGCGGCGACGGGCTCGATGACGAGGCGTGGGACGATATGCGCGCCGCGGTCGAGGCGGGCGTGTTGATTGGCCTCAAGCCATCCAAGATATGGCCGGAGTTGGCGCACGGCCTGATGGCCGGCGCGCCCTCCCGAATGATCGAGGCGCTACGCGCCTGCGGGGCGCTGGCCATCGCGCTGCCGGAAGTGGACGCGCTGTTTGGCGTGCCGCAGATCGCCGACGATCCGCCGCAGGTCGATCTTGGCGCCCATCTCATGAAGGCGCTCGACGAGGCGGCGAAGCGCGGCGCGCCGCTTTCCGTGCGCTTCTCCCTGCTCGTGATGAATGTCGGCAAGTCGGATTCGCCGCGCGAGCATCTGCCGTCCCACTACCGGCATATCGAGCGCGGCGGTCCGCGCATCAGGGCGATTTGCGCGCGCTTCCAGATTTCGGAGGATTGCCGTGCGCTCGCCCTATTGGCGCTCGCCGAATGCGAGCGCGTGCATCGCGCATCCGAAGTGCGGGCGGGGCCCGTCGCCCTGATGCTGGAGCGGCTCGGCGCCTTTGACGCGCCCGAAAATTTCGCGCTGCTGATGAGCATTTGTGCCTGCGACTATTGCGCTTATGGCGAGCGCTCCGGCGGCCCCTATCCCAAGGCCGAGCTGCTGACCGCCGCCCTCAACGCCTGCGCCGGAATAGGACTGGCGTCGGATCAAGGCGGGCTCGATTCCGCGGAAGCCGTCCAGACTGCGCGCGCCGCCGCAATCGCCAAGGCGTTCGGTTCGCAGCGCTGGTCCGGAAAGGCGGAATAG
- a CDS encoding ABC transporter ATP-binding protein, giving the protein MSEPPLLEFSNLSVFYGARTIVDNVSFALARGETAALVGASGSGKSQTVLAALRLLPPQARASGRVAFEGEDLLSLPERRLNAIRGRRVAMIFQEPMSALDPLFTVGSQIAAVLRLQAGFSRRQALTRAAELLDLVGIDAAKERVGAFPHQLSGGQRQRVSIAMAIACEPDALIADEPTTALDVTVAARILDLLGELRARLGLAMIFISHDLQLVRRLASRVYVMEAGCIVEAGATEAVFRNPQHAATQGLVITPPSPRAPRQGPAPEILNVENLGVAYKLRGGWFGGRGEVKVLEDVSLSLKRGRTLGIVGESGAGKSTLGRAILRLVPASGIIRFEGRDIGGLDEAALRPRRRAMQMVFQDPYGALSPRMRIGDIVSEGLLIHEPAIARRARDVRAAQALEEVSIDPARRDRPPREFSGGQRQRIAIARAIILRPRLVVLDEPTSALDRATQMDILRLLRDLQEAHGLAYILISHDLTAIRAMADDIAVMKSGRIVEQGPAAEILGSPRDPYTRLLIEAHFDTYGARRDFSSRRC; this is encoded by the coding sequence ATGAGCGAGCCGCCCCTGCTCGAATTCTCGAACCTCAGCGTCTTTTATGGCGCGCGCACAATTGTCGATAACGTCAGCTTCGCTCTGGCGCGCGGCGAAACGGCGGCGCTCGTCGGCGCTTCGGGCTCCGGCAAAAGCCAGACGGTTCTCGCCGCCTTGCGGCTCCTCCCGCCGCAAGCGCGGGCGTCCGGCCGTGTCGCCTTCGAGGGCGAAGACCTTTTGAGTCTGCCCGAGCGCCGCCTCAACGCGATACGCGGCCGGCGCGTCGCGATGATTTTTCAAGAGCCGATGTCGGCGCTCGACCCGCTGTTTACGGTCGGCTCGCAGATCGCCGCCGTGCTGCGCCTGCAGGCCGGGTTTTCGCGCCGCCAAGCGCTGACGCGGGCCGCCGAGCTCCTTGACCTTGTCGGCATCGATGCGGCGAAGGAGAGGGTCGGCGCTTTTCCGCATCAGCTGTCGGGCGGCCAGCGGCAGCGCGTTTCGATCGCGATGGCGATTGCTTGCGAGCCCGACGCGCTCATCGCCGACGAGCCGACGACGGCGCTCGACGTCACCGTCGCCGCGCGCATCCTGGATCTTCTGGGCGAGCTCCGCGCGCGGCTCGGGCTCGCCATGATCTTCATCAGCCATGATCTGCAACTGGTGCGCCGTCTCGCAAGCCGCGTCTATGTGATGGAGGCCGGCTGCATCGTCGAGGCCGGCGCGACGGAAGCTGTTTTCCGCAACCCGCAGCACGCCGCAACGCAGGGGCTGGTCATCACCCCGCCGTCGCCGCGCGCGCCGCGCCAAGGTCCGGCGCCGGAAATTCTCAACGTCGAGAATCTTGGCGTCGCCTATAAGCTCCGCGGCGGCTGGTTTGGCGGGCGAGGCGAGGTCAAAGTGCTGGAAGATGTCAGCCTCAGCCTTAAGCGCGGACGAACGCTCGGGATCGTCGGCGAGTCGGGCGCCGGCAAATCCACGCTCGGCCGGGCGATTTTAAGGCTCGTCCCGGCCAGCGGCATTATCCGCTTCGAGGGGCGCGACATCGGCGGCCTCGATGAGGCGGCGCTGCGTCCGCGGCGCCGCGCCATGCAGATGGTGTTTCAGGACCCCTATGGGGCGCTCTCGCCGCGCATGCGTATCGGCGACATCGTGTCGGAGGGCCTGCTGATCCATGAGCCCGCCATTGCGCGGCGCGCGCGCGACGTGAGGGCTGCGCAGGCGCTCGAAGAGGTCTCGATCGACCCCGCCCGGCGCGACCGTCCGCCGCGCGAGTTTTCCGGCGGCCAGCGTCAGCGGATCGCCATCGCGCGGGCGATCATCCTGCGGCCGCGCCTCGTCGTGCTCGACGAGCCGACCTCGGCGCTCGACCGCGCGACGCAGATGGATATTTTGCGGCTGCTGCGCGATCTGCAGGAGGCGCATGGCCTCGCCTATATTCTGATCAGCCATGATTTGACGGCGATCAGAGCGATGGCCGACGATATCGCCGTCATGAAAAGCGGCCGCATCGTCGAGCAGGGCCCCGCCGCGGAGATCCTGGGCAGCCCGCGCGATCCCTACACGCGATTATTGATCGAGGCCCATTTTGACACGTATGGCGCGCGGCGGGATTTTTCGTCCCGCCGCTGCTAA
- a CDS encoding type II toxin-antitoxin system VapC family toxin: MTTFLLDTNILSELRRPKPEPKVVSFIAAQPLENLYVSTVTFAEIRFGIELVADVGRRSALNTWLEQNLRPMFDQRVLPVTEDVMFKWRLLVEEGRKARHTFSQPDLIIAATALCHGLTILSRDTSDYERAGAPVVDPWR, encoded by the coding sequence GTGACGACATTTCTGCTCGACACCAACATCCTCTCCGAGCTGCGGCGCCCGAAGCCAGAACCCAAGGTGGTGTCCTTTATTGCCGCGCAGCCGCTCGAAAATCTTTACGTCAGCACAGTGACCTTCGCAGAAATCCGCTTTGGCATCGAGCTTGTCGCGGACGTCGGTCGGCGTTCGGCGCTCAATACATGGTTGGAGCAAAACCTGCGGCCGATGTTCGACCAGCGAGTCCTGCCGGTTACCGAAGACGTCATGTTCAAATGGCGCCTTCTGGTGGAGGAAGGACGCAAGGCGAGACATACATTTTCGCAACCGGACCTCATCATCGCGGCGACAGCCCTTTGCCACGGCCTCACAATTCTCTCCCGTGATACGAGCGACTATGAGCGCGCCGGCGCTCCCGTCGTTGATCCGTGGCGATAG
- a CDS encoding type II toxin-antitoxin system prevent-host-death family antitoxin, translating into MPPGYWLLQDAKARFSELVRRVRSEGPQHVTIHGREEVVVVSVEEFRRLKGERGGEALIAAMAASPSRDIGLGSTRAPMPVRPVDL; encoded by the coding sequence TTGCCGCCGGGCTATTGGCTGCTGCAGGACGCTAAGGCGCGGTTCAGCGAATTGGTGCGCCGCGTGCGCAGCGAGGGGCCGCAGCATGTGACAATCCACGGGCGCGAGGAAGTCGTGGTGGTCTCCGTGGAGGAGTTCCGCCGCCTCAAGGGCGAACGCGGCGGCGAAGCGCTGATCGCCGCGATGGCCGCCTCTCCAAGCCGCGACATCGGCCTTGGCTCCACGCGCGCGCCTATGCCGGTGCGCCCCGTCGATTTGTGA
- the polA gene encoding DNA polymerase I, whose product MPTPASQTPVQSGDHVFLVDGSSFVFRAYFQSIRQDAKYNYRSDGLPTGAVRLFCTKIFQFVREGAAGVKPTHLAIIFDKSENSFRKEIYPPYKGNRSEPPEDLIPQFPLMRAAVRAFGLLPVEQDRYEADDLIATYARQARERGADVTIISADKDLMQLIGPGVSMYDPASGEAGAKGSREERRIGVDEVLAYFGVPPEKVVDVQALAGDSTDNVPGARGIGLKTAAQLIGEYGDLDTLLARAGEIKQPKRREILTDADSVALIRTSRKLVELVCDVEVETPLDDLRLAAPEGKTLVAFCKALEFTTLTRRVAEACAVEPALIEPDPDFAGEAGWRGRNGAPPPVSTAAETPSAENLPQGPKRNARYGAEAPQQTIATGPGELAAARAAQARAEKFDLGAYETIVSFERLEAYIAEAIESGIIAIDTETSSLDPMQAELVGLSLCLAPGRAAYVPLRHRGEGAGDLFGGADLVPGQLDSDETLARLKPMLEAPDVLKIAQNAKFDQLVLAQRGIRLAPVDDTLLLSYVLDAGRTDHGMDVLAEKYFGHRPIQFGAVAGSGRTFIGFARVALDKATEYSAEDADVTLRLWRVLKPRLAAERMSAVYETLERPMVETLARMERRGVSIDRAILSRLSGEFAQDMARLEAVIFELAGESFNLGSPKQLGDILFGKMGLAGARKTATGAWSTAAGVLDDLAEQGVPLAARILDWRQLSKLKSTYTDALPSYVNPETGRVHTSYALAATTTGRLSSSEPNLQNIPVRNEAGRKIRKAFIAPPGRKLISADYSQIELRLLAHIADISQLRAAFAENLDIHAMTASEMFGVPVEGMPPEVRRRAKAINFGIIYGISAFGLANQLAIPREEAGAYIKRYFERFPGIRAYMDATKQFARENGYVTTIFGRKCHYPRITASNPSERAFNERAAINAPIQGSAADIIRRAMVRMDEALEKAGLSAQMLLQVHDELVFEAPDEEIDATIDVVRKVMVDAPHPFLQLAVPLQVDAKAAQNWDEAH is encoded by the coding sequence ATGCCAACCCCAGCCTCCCAAACGCCTGTCCAGTCCGGCGACCACGTCTTTCTCGTCGACGGGTCGTCTTTCGTGTTCCGCGCCTATTTCCAGTCGATCCGGCAGGACGCCAAATATAATTACCGCTCCGACGGCCTGCCGACGGGGGCGGTGCGGCTGTTCTGCACCAAAATCTTCCAGTTCGTGCGCGAGGGCGCGGCCGGCGTGAAGCCGACCCATCTCGCCATTATTTTCGATAAATCCGAGAATTCGTTCCGGAAGGAAATCTACCCGCCCTACAAGGGCAACCGTTCCGAGCCGCCTGAGGATCTGATCCCGCAGTTTCCGCTTATGCGCGCCGCGGTGCGCGCGTTCGGCCTCCTTCCCGTCGAGCAGGACCGCTATGAGGCCGACGATCTCATCGCCACCTATGCGCGGCAAGCGCGCGAGCGCGGCGCCGACGTCACGATTATCTCGGCCGACAAGGATCTGATGCAGCTGATCGGGCCCGGCGTCTCGATGTATGATCCAGCGTCCGGCGAGGCCGGCGCGAAAGGCTCGCGAGAGGAGCGCCGCATTGGCGTCGACGAGGTTTTGGCTTATTTCGGCGTGCCGCCCGAAAAAGTCGTCGACGTGCAAGCGCTGGCCGGCGATTCGACCGATAATGTGCCCGGGGCGCGCGGCATCGGCCTCAAAACCGCCGCGCAGCTTATCGGCGAATATGGCGATCTCGACACGCTGCTGGCGCGCGCCGGCGAGATCAAGCAGCCGAAGCGGCGCGAGATTCTGACCGACGCGGATAGCGTCGCGCTGATCCGCACATCGCGAAAGCTCGTGGAGCTCGTCTGCGACGTCGAGGTCGAAACGCCGCTGGACGATCTGCGCCTCGCCGCGCCGGAGGGCAAGACCCTCGTCGCCTTCTGCAAGGCGCTTGAATTTACAACGCTCACCAGGCGTGTGGCCGAGGCTTGCGCCGTCGAGCCGGCGCTGATCGAGCCGGACCCGGATTTCGCCGGCGAAGCCGGATGGCGCGGCCGCAACGGGGCGCCCCCGCCCGTTTCCACCGCGGCCGAAACGCCATCCGCCGAAAATCTGCCGCAAGGGCCGAAGCGCAATGCGCGCTATGGCGCCGAGGCGCCGCAACAGACCATCGCGACGGGCCCCGGCGAACTTGCCGCTGCGCGGGCGGCGCAAGCGCGTGCGGAAAAATTCGATCTCGGGGCGTATGAGACGATTGTGAGCTTCGAGCGGCTCGAGGCCTATATCGCGGAAGCGATCGAATCCGGCATTATCGCGATCGACACGGAAACCTCCTCGCTCGATCCGATGCAGGCCGAGCTCGTCGGCCTGTCGCTTTGCCTCGCCCCCGGCCGCGCCGCCTATGTTCCGCTGCGCCACCGAGGCGAGGGCGCGGGCGATCTCTTTGGCGGCGCTGATCTCGTCCCCGGCCAGCTCGACTCCGACGAAACGCTGGCGCGGCTGAAGCCGATGCTGGAGGCGCCGGACGTTCTCAAAATCGCGCAGAACGCCAAATTCGACCAGCTTGTACTGGCGCAGCGCGGCATAAGGCTCGCTCCCGTCGACGACACGCTGCTGCTGTCTTATGTGCTCGACGCCGGCCGCACCGATCACGGCATGGACGTGCTCGCCGAAAAATACTTCGGCCATAGACCGATTCAGTTCGGCGCCGTCGCAGGCTCGGGCCGGACGTTCATCGGCTTCGCCCGCGTCGCGCTCGACAAGGCGACGGAATATTCCGCCGAAGACGCCGACGTCACCTTGCGGCTCTGGCGGGTTTTGAAGCCGCGCCTTGCGGCCGAGCGCATGAGCGCCGTCTATGAGACGCTGGAGCGGCCGATGGTCGAAACTCTCGCGCGCATGGAGCGGCGCGGCGTCTCGATCGACCGGGCGATTTTATCGAGGCTCTCCGGCGAATTCGCACAGGATATGGCGCGGCTGGAGGCGGTTATTTTCGAGCTCGCCGGCGAAAGCTTCAATCTCGGCTCGCCGAAGCAATTGGGCGACATATTATTCGGCAAGATGGGCCTTGCGGGAGCGCGCAAAACCGCGACCGGCGCCTGGTCGACGGCGGCCGGCGTGCTGGACGACCTCGCCGAACAGGGCGTCCCGCTCGCCGCCCGCATTCTCGACTGGCGCCAGCTGTCGAAACTGAAATCGACCTACACCGACGCCCTGCCCTCCTATGTCAATCCTGAGACCGGCCGCGTGCATACCTCCTATGCGCTCGCGGCGACGACAACAGGACGGTTGTCCTCGTCGGAGCCCAATCTGCAGAATATTCCCGTGCGCAACGAGGCGGGGCGAAAGATCCGCAAGGCTTTTATTGCGCCGCCCGGCAGGAAGCTGATCTCGGCCGACTACAGCCAGATTGAATTGCGCCTGCTTGCTCATATTGCCGACATTTCGCAACTGAGAGCCGCCTTTGCCGAGAACCTCGACATTCACGCGATGACAGCGTCCGAGATGTTCGGCGTGCCGGTCGAGGGCATGCCGCCCGAGGTGCGCCGCCGCGCCAAGGCGATCAATTTCGGCATCATCTATGGCATTTCAGCATTCGGCCTCGCCAACCAGCTGGCCATTCCGCGCGAGGAGGCCGGCGCCTATATCAAGCGCTATTTCGAGCGCTTTCCGGGCATCCGCGCCTACATGGACGCAACCAAACAATTTGCGCGCGAGAATGGCTATGTGACAACCATTTTTGGCCGCAAATGCCACTATCCGCGCATCACCGCCTCAAACCCATCGGAACGCGCCTTTAACGAACGCGCCGCCATCAACGCGCCGATCCAGGGCTCGGCGGCGGACATCATCCGGCGCGCGATGGTCCGCATGGACGAGGCTTTGGAAAAAGCGGGCTTGAGCGCGCAGATGTTGTTGCAGGTGCATGACGAGCTTGTGTTTGAAGCGCCGGACGAGGAGATCGACGCCACGATCGATGTGGTGCGCAAGGTGATGGTCGACGCGCCGCATCCGTTCCTGCAACTCGCCGTGCCGCTGCAAGTCGACGCCAAGGCGGCGCAGAACTGGGACGAGGCGCATTAG
- the fadB gene encoding fatty acid oxidation complex subunit alpha FadB: MIFDGETIRVEALGGGLFELRFDRKGEAVNKLDRLAFSELAQAVDALVKTPGLEGALITSAKDAFIVGADIFEFVDVFQRGEAEVAEFVAANAKIITALSDLPAPTVAAINGLALGGGFEVALAADYRVIADAAKVGFPEVTLGIFPGYGGTVRLPRLIGLVESANWIISGTPRSAAVARDQGAVDAVAAPDSLFETALALLKQAAANPGEWRKRRREGEQSLGMSQETIADYLTGAKVEAARALPHYPAAHDAVQLLEAAAGLARDEALALEAKTFARTARSQAAASLVGNFVNEQALKKIGKTYAKTAAPVRKAAVLGAGVMGAGIAYQSAVRGVPVLLKDVSQAALESGMAHAEQLLDKLVEQGRMPQDRADAVARSIKPTESFDDFSDVDVVVEAIIEDIAIKSSVFRQVEASTDAKTILASNTSSLQIADLTHGLARPQNFIGMHFFNPVPKMALVEVVRGPKTSEAAVATIVGYASAMGKTPVVVGDCPGFVVNRVLTPYLIAFLQLVRDGVDFRQIDKVMEAFGWPMGPAYLIDVIGLDISHHVVEIVSAGFPERMVAAHPSAIDALKADGRLGQKNGRGFYLYTKDAKGRPRKETDPAVAALLASVQPQGESSLPDADILERMMIPLILEAARCFEDGVAASPGETDMCLILGLGLPRYLGGALRYADWLGLKKIVETAGKWQSLGEIYRPSEKFSALAASGKGFYG, translated from the coding sequence ATGATTTTTGACGGCGAGACGATCCGGGTCGAAGCGCTCGGCGGGGGGCTTTTCGAGCTGCGCTTTGATCGGAAGGGAGAGGCCGTCAACAAGCTCGACCGCCTGGCCTTCAGCGAACTGGCTCAGGCCGTTGACGCCCTCGTCAAGACGCCGGGTCTTGAGGGCGCGCTCATCACCAGCGCCAAGGACGCCTTTATCGTCGGCGCGGATATTTTCGAGTTCGTCGACGTTTTCCAGCGCGGCGAGGCGGAAGTCGCCGAATTCGTCGCGGCCAATGCGAAGATCATCACGGCGCTGAGCGATCTGCCCGCGCCGACGGTCGCCGCCATCAACGGGCTTGCGCTCGGCGGCGGCTTCGAGGTTGCGCTCGCCGCCGATTATCGCGTCATCGCCGACGCCGCGAAGGTCGGCTTTCCCGAGGTTACGCTCGGCATTTTCCCCGGATATGGCGGCACGGTGCGGCTGCCGCGCCTGATCGGCCTTGTCGAGAGCGCCAATTGGATCATCTCCGGAACGCCGCGCTCCGCCGCCGTCGCGCGAGATCAGGGGGCGGTCGACGCCGTCGCCGCGCCCGACTCCCTGTTCGAGACAGCGTTGGCGCTGCTGAAGCAGGCGGCCGCGAATCCTGGCGAGTGGCGCAAGCGCCGCCGCGAGGGAGAGCAAAGCCTCGGCATGAGCCAGGAAACAATCGCCGATTATCTCACCGGTGCGAAAGTCGAGGCGGCGCGGGCGCTGCCGCATTATCCGGCCGCCCATGACGCGGTGCAATTGCTCGAAGCCGCGGCCGGGCTCGCCCGCGACGAGGCGCTGGCGCTCGAGGCGAAGACTTTTGCGCGGACTGCGCGTTCGCAGGCGGCCGCCTCGCTGGTCGGCAATTTCGTCAACGAGCAGGCGCTGAAGAAAATCGGCAAGACATACGCCAAGACGGCCGCGCCGGTGCGCAAGGCGGCGGTCCTCGGAGCGGGCGTCATGGGCGCGGGCATCGCCTATCAGAGCGCCGTGCGCGGCGTGCCCGTGCTGCTGAAGGACGTCTCGCAAGCTGCGCTGGAATCCGGCATGGCGCACGCCGAACAGCTCCTCGACAAGCTGGTCGAGCAGGGAAGAATGCCGCAGGATCGCGCCGACGCGGTCGCGCGCTCGATCAAGCCGACCGAAAGTTTCGACGATTTTTCGGATGTGGATGTCGTCGTCGAGGCGATCATTGAGGATATCGCCATCAAATCGTCCGTCTTCCGGCAAGTCGAAGCGTCGACCGACGCAAAGACGATCCTCGCCTCGAACACCTCATCCCTGCAGATCGCCGACCTGACCCACGGCCTCGCGCGGCCGCAGAATTTCATCGGCATGCATTTCTTCAATCCCGTGCCGAAGATGGCGCTGGTCGAGGTGGTGCGCGGACCGAAAACCTCCGAAGCAGCGGTCGCCACCATCGTCGGCTATGCGAGCGCGATGGGCAAGACGCCCGTCGTCGTCGGCGATTGCCCCGGCTTCGTTGTCAACCGCGTGCTGACGCCCTATCTCATCGCCTTTCTGCAACTGGTGCGCGACGGCGTCGATTTCCGCCAGATCGACAAGGTGATGGAAGCCTTCGGCTGGCCGATGGGGCCGGCCTATCTCATCGACGTCATCGGCCTCGATATTTCGCATCACGTGGTCGAGATCGTCTCGGCCGGCTTCCCGGAGCGCATGGTCGCCGCGCACCCCTCCGCCATCGACGCACTGAAGGCCGACGGACGCCTCGGCCAGAAGAACGGGCGCGGCTTTTATCTCTATACGAAGGACGCCAAGGGGCGCCCGCGCAAGGAGACCGATCCCGCCGTCGCCGCGCTGCTCGCCTCCGTCCAGCCGCAAGGCGAAAGCTCCCTGCCGGATGCGGATATTCTCGAGCGCATGATGATCCCCCTGATTCTTGAAGCGGCGCGCTGCTTCGAGGATGGCGTTGCGGCGAGCCCCGGCGAAACCGACATGTGCCTCATCCTCGGGCTTGGCCTGCCGCGTTATCTTGGCGGCGCGCTGCGCTACGCCGACTGGCTGGGGCTGAAGAAGATTGTCGAGACCGCCGGCAAATGGCAGTCGCTTGGCGAAATCTACCGGCCGAGCGAGAAATTTTCGGCGCTGGCGGCGAGCGGCAAGGGATTTTATGGGTAG
- a CDS encoding ABC transporter permease subunit gives MPQRALSRILAAAATLFIVIALSFFLMRLAPGGPFDSERPLDPKIAENLRRIYRLDLPLWRQFLFYLQSLAQGDFGPSLHWRDFSVNELFAHALPISMRLGAEALIVAMLVGGALGIIGASPSAELRQKLGAFAVDAAALIGVILPAFVIAPLMQLLFGLTWRILPVGGWEDGAWRNQILPVATLALPQIAIVARLMQTSLRDVLAEPHIRTLRAFGLPPRHIYAHALRAAILPTLSYLGLAAANLLTGSVIVETIFGIPGMGRYFVDGALGRDYTLVMGTVVVVAALVIAFNLLVDLAYAWLDPRVAESASG, from the coding sequence ATGCCGCAGCGCGCGCTTTCCCGTATCTTGGCCGCCGCCGCGACGCTCTTCATCGTGATCGCGCTGTCGTTCTTTCTGATGCGGCTTGCGCCGGGCGGCCCGTTCGATTCCGAGCGTCCGCTCGATCCGAAAATCGCCGAGAATCTGCGCCGCATCTACCGCCTCGATCTGCCGCTCTGGCGTCAGTTTCTGTTCTATCTGCAAAGTCTCGCGCAGGGCGATTTCGGGCCGAGCCTGCATTGGCGCGATTTTTCGGTAAATGAGTTGTTCGCCCATGCGTTGCCGATCTCGATGCGGCTTGGCGCGGAAGCATTGATCGTCGCGATGCTGGTCGGCGGCGCGCTCGGGATCATCGGCGCCTCCCCCAGCGCGGAGCTGCGCCAGAAGCTTGGCGCCTTCGCCGTCGACGCCGCAGCGCTGATCGGCGTCATCTTGCCGGCCTTCGTCATTGCGCCGTTGATGCAGCTTCTGTTCGGCCTGACATGGCGCATCCTGCCTGTCGGCGGCTGGGAGGACGGCGCCTGGCGCAACCAGATCCTCCCCGTCGCGACGCTCGCCTTGCCGCAGATCGCGATCGTCGCGCGGCTGATGCAAACATCCTTGCGCGACGTTCTGGCCGAGCCGCATATCCGCACGCTGCGCGCCTTCGGATTGCCGCCCCGCCACATCTACGCCCACGCGCTGCGCGCCGCGATTCTGCCGACCCTGTCCTATCTCGGCCTTGCCGCCGCCAATCTGTTGACCGGTTCGGTGATCGTCGAAACCATCTTCGGCATTCCGGGCATGGGACGCTATTTCGTCGATGGCGCGCTTGGCCGCGACTACACGCTGGTCATGGGAACCGTGGTCGTCGTCGCTGCGCTGGTCATCGCCTTCAATCTTCTCGTCGATCTCGCCTATGCCTGGCTCGATCCGCGCGTCGCGGAATCGGCGTCAGGATGA